A single region of the Biomaibacter acetigenes genome encodes:
- a CDS encoding PHP domain-containing protein, producing the protein MRYDCDLHCHTIRSDGNDSPEELIENATKAGLKVIAITDHDIQPPLYIDTCDGRIDIKVFAAKKSIDLVLDMNFRVTLTWMMYTSWDTGWTGKARC; encoded by the coding sequence ATGAGATATGACTGCGATTTGCACTGCCATACGATTCGCTCCGACGGCAACGATTCTCCGGAAGAGCTTATAGAAAATGCAACAAAAGCCGGCCTTAAAGTAATCGCTATTACCGATCATGACATACAGCCTCCGCTTTATATAGATACCTGCGACGGCAGAATTGATATAAAGGTTTTTGCGGCAAAAAAAAGCATAGACCTGGTGCTGGATATGAATTTTCGTGTGACACTTACGTGGATGATGTACACATCCTGGGATACCGGATGGACTGGGAAAGCCCGTTGTTGA
- a CDS encoding HAD family hydrolase encodes MNIKTVIFDLDGTLIDSRKDIAVAANKTLSELNLPTLPEDTIASFIGGGVDILVKRCLGEQNMHRFDEVLQNYKNNYGQSCTVYTTLYPGVKEVLEFLKKREMEIALATNKVISLSEKILEHLGVRNYFSVMLGPEHVKNRKPNPEIINVLLEKINTKPEEALYVGDSELDILCGKNAGTHTCAVTYGIASIESIIEADPDFIITDLKKLILLLA; translated from the coding sequence TTGAATATAAAAACTGTTATATTTGACCTGGATGGAACCCTGATAGATTCAAGAAAGGATATCGCGGTGGCCGCAAATAAAACACTGAGCGAGCTAAACCTTCCTACCCTGCCCGAGGACACTATAGCGAGTTTTATCGGCGGTGGAGTTGACATCCTTGTAAAACGCTGTTTGGGGGAGCAAAACATGCACAGGTTCGACGAAGTGTTGCAGAACTACAAAAATAATTACGGCCAGAGCTGCACTGTTTATACCACATTGTACCCCGGCGTAAAAGAGGTCCTGGAATTTTTAAAAAAAAGAGAAATGGAGATTGCCCTTGCTACAAATAAAGTAATATCATTAAGTGAAAAGATATTGGAACACCTGGGAGTAAGGAATTATTTTTCTGTAATGCTGGGGCCCGAACATGTAAAAAACAGGAAGCCGAATCCGGAGATAATAAATGTTTTGCTGGAGAAGATAAATACAAAACCGGAAGAGGCTCTATATGTGGGTGATTCAGAACTGGATATTTTGTGCGGCAAAAATGCAGGAACACATACATGTGCTGTGACATATGGCATTGCATCCATAGAATCTATCATTGAAGCAGATCCTGACTTCATTATTACCGATTTAAAAAAGCTTATTCTTTTATTAGCTTAG